The following coding sequences are from one Bacteroidales bacterium window:
- a CDS encoding LUD domain-containing protein, translated as MEEYTSREKVLKNVRNAGIHKAECPYSEIDFSSQVFKQPEAPLDVAFAKAFTAIAGKFVYCADEKEFFYNIKAFAEEYKWHQLYCFEEIIKQMLTVASVPFHQDVNTITEAEQGITFCEFLIARLGSIMVSSAQASGRRLIVYPDTHIVVAYSSQIVADLPDALSGITEKYKDNLPSLISVISGPSRTADIEKTLVMGAHGPRELFLFLIDDNTFE; from the coding sequence ATGGAAGAATATACCTCAAGGGAAAAAGTATTGAAGAATGTACGAAATGCCGGCATCCACAAAGCGGAATGCCCTTACAGCGAAATTGATTTTTCTTCTCAGGTATTTAAGCAACCGGAAGCACCGCTTGATGTAGCTTTCGCTAAAGCTTTCACTGCGATAGCCGGTAAGTTTGTCTATTGTGCTGATGAAAAAGAGTTTTTTTATAACATCAAAGCTTTTGCTGAAGAGTACAAATGGCATCAGCTTTACTGCTTTGAGGAAATTATCAAGCAGATGCTTACTGTTGCCAGTGTGCCATTTCATCAGGATGTGAATACAATTACAGAAGCTGAACAGGGGATTACTTTCTGCGAATTTCTCATAGCAAGGCTGGGAAGCATTATGGTTTCATCGGCACAGGCCTCGGGGCGCCGCCTTATTGTTTATCCCGACACTCACATTGTAGTGGCCTATTCTTCTCAGATAGTTGCCGACCTCCCCGACGCTTTGTCAGGTATAACAGAAAAATATAAAGACAATTTGCCATCCCTGATTTCTGTCATATCAGGCCCCAGCCGCACTGCCGATATAGAAAAAACTCTGGTTATGGGAGCACACGGCCCGAGAGAACTGTTTCTTTTCTTAATAGATGATAATACATTCGAATAA
- a CDS encoding DUF2007 domain-containing protein gives MGSDWVNIYESNKSYEVEIIKGMLLENEIEALIVNKQDSIYLFGEFELYVLQDNVIKAKSLIHNFNL, from the coding sequence ATGGGAAGTGACTGGGTAAATATTTATGAGAGTAATAAGTCTTATGAGGTTGAAATTATTAAAGGAATGCTTCTGGAAAATGAAATTGAAGCACTTATTGTCAATAAACAGGATTCTATATACCTTTTTGGCGAATTTGAATTATATGTTTTGCAGGATAATGTGATTAAAGCCAAATCACTGATTCATAATTTTAATCTGTGA